The following are encoded in a window of Urocitellus parryii isolate mUroPar1 chromosome 7, mUroPar1.hap1, whole genome shotgun sequence genomic DNA:
- the Ten1 gene encoding CST complex subunit TEN1 — MLPKPGIYYFPWEVSAGQVPDGGILRTYGRLCLYDVTQSRVTLRAQHGSDQHQVLVCTKLVEPFQAQVGSLYVVLGELEHEEDGGYVVKARLLTCVEGINLPSLEQAILEQRLYQQERGSSQ, encoded by the exons ATGCTGCCCAAACCTGGGATCTATTACTTCCCCTGGGAGGTCAGTGCTGGCCAGGTTCCTGATGGGGGCATCCTGAGAACATATGGCAG GTTGTGCCTCTATGACGTGACCCAGTCCAGGGTGACCCTGAGGGCTCAGCACGGATCTGATCAGCACCAGGTTCTTGTCTGTACCAAGCTGGTGGAGCCGTTCCAGGCCCAGGTGGGCTCCTTGTACGTGGTCCTTGGGGAGCTCGAGCACGAGGAGG ATGGCGGTTACGTGGTGAAGGCCCGGCTGCTGACCTGTGTGGAAGGGATAAATCTGCCTTCCTTAGAACAAGCCATCCTGGAGCAGCGGCTCTACCAGCAAGAGAGAGGCAGCAGCCAATAG